aaattccacaactcaaaatccCATTATTACCACCGACACTAGATAATACTCTAAAATGCGCGGTCACCGGTTGAAGAACGATGAAAGGAACTAGTCAAGTGGTCTCCATTATTCGGTAGCATGGGGCTCGGCAAGAGGGAGGAGGGCGTGGAAAGAAAAGTGGCAAAAGtaaaaaaatactaataaaaaaattctaataatttttttccCAAATTTTGCCTAAGACAAAATTGCAACTCACTTTTCAAATCaggctaaaattgacaaaattagaAGGATAAGAAAAAATTGCAAATCTGTATaaaggtttatatatatatttttttcatcaGGCCTCAACATAAGCAACTTGCAGGCAAAATCATAATTGCATCAACTAATGCAAAAATATTAAGCAGGAATGTTGCTAAAATATTAAAGCAGAGAAAAAAAGTATTACAGTAAAAGGAGCTTACCTGCTTGGATAGAGACAAACTAGTGTATCCAAGCCTCTGATACTCGACCTTAAACTGGAAAACCCCATAGACATCAGGCACCTTGAATGATGCATGATAGAGACCCTGAGAAACAGGTATACAAATGATTTGAGATGCTGATATGAATATGGTTGCAAAATAAATAACAAGAGGCCAAATATACTATTACCTTCTGGTCAGTCGAGAGGGTTTTCAACACATAAGGGCTCATCATGTAGAACTGAACCTGAACATCATCGGCCACATATGGTTCCCAGCTCTTTCCAgaccattcatatatctcaacaGAAAAGTCCTGGAATCAAATAAAGTTTTTGGGCAGCAGTAATTTCTCTCTTCCAGTATTAACTCCTCATAACATAAATTCAAACAGAACAAAATAAGTGGAGGTGTTACCAGATCATCTTTGATCCTATACATTGCAGGTTCATCAGCTTCCCCAACTTTGTGGTGCCTAACATTAACAGCCTGGAGCCATGAACAGGATTTTATAACTATTATGCAACACATGGCAAGGAAACaaaaagtaaagttaaatttagAACCATATGCCAGAGAGAGCCATGATATCAATAATCTAAGCTCCCTTGATAAATTAGTTATTTATTTTTCCTCGGAATACTTGCATTCATATGTTATTAACACAAAATAATAATCCAAAATCTGTTACATCCATCTCACCTTTAGATGACCTCTTTCATGGAAGATCCATTTGCTAAGTTCAGTCACAAACTGCTCGTTACCAGATTTGTCATATCTGTTGTTAAAATCATAGAAAAATATCACTATGTGCTATTCAGAAGAACACAGTGAAGGCAGAATGAAACACATGCATCTGAATGGTAATCCATGAACTTGCTCAGATGACGATTCCATAATCAAATCTACAGGAAAGGAAGCACATTCAAATCTACCATCATGGTTGGGCCTTTCTTCAGATGTACGTTGTTTGAAAGCAGTTTCTAACGCCAATGCATTTATTTACAATATATTCCACAATAATCATTTAACAGGAAAATGGAATACAAATAAGCTTGGAGGACCACCCTTAACCCCTTAAAGTAGAACCAAACATAAACAACATCACATTtgtccatatgagatttttaccAAAAGGAGGGCAAAAAATGAAGTCTTCTAATAAATGTCTAACATAGGAACGTACAGCCGGCCATTGGCATGATATTGGTCCATAGTTGTCACCTGTCAAAGGCATACCTAGGCTGCAAAGTTCACCCAAGCCCAAGGTCACATGCCTTGATTGTTCCCTGGCAAGGCTTGAGTGCTTTTAAGGGGTGTCTAGGTGTAATGGGTGCACCTTAAAGACCTGAGGATTTTTTCACTAAAATCTCATAGTGATTTGGTTTTTACCATTGGATTGTTCTATTTATGTTAATGAAATAAGTACAATAGCACAGAATCAACATTTACAAGGTGAATATCATGATGGGATTTGGAGTTTTGATCTCGAGCTGAAGTTACCTCTCCCCCTTCTAGTGAAGTTGAGTCTCTGGTGTAGTGGCAAACAAAGTGCTTCTAGGTATAGGGCTATTCTGTTAGAAAATATAGATGAGGAAAGGACCTTTTAAAGTTGATGGGCAACGAGGAAGAAGCATTGATTTGTGTGTTGTACAATGCTTAGTGGTGTTTTGCTACTTTTTTTACTCTTGCATGCACAAGGATTTTGCAAAACTAATATGGCTTGAGGTTATATTCTGTGTTCATGATTTCCTTGCACTCTACTCTACCGTGCATATAACTTATGTTGAAGACATCCTAGTTATCTTCTTCACAGTATTCATGTGttattatgatttttttattgTTCTTGCATTCAACTAATACCACTAAAAATTGAAAACATTATATATGTATTTTACACAAGCTTTAATATTTATGCACCTCATATTCTTCAACCACACACTTGCACTTTGCACCTGGTGCCTATGCATCAAGCGTATTGAATGCCTTGTGCCTTTGACAACTATAGCATGATTAGCATTAAGTTTCATGGTTAAAAAAGAGCATTTTAGAAAAAAGCACCgttttagataatattaaaaaaagcAGTTTGAAACaagttgttttattattttagtgtttttaagGTTAAAACATATCaagtttaatttttaatactctcggactaatatatttaagaaaatatttttctcaacagctCTAGCAGTAACGCCAAACAAACCCTATGTATTCAACTAACAAGTAACAAATATGACTTAAGACAACATATTAGGGTAAATTTTATGTACTCTATGAAATGAATTAACAATTAGGTCGCCAGCCTCAATTTATTGCATTATACCTATAAACCCAGACCCAACAAGCATATTTATATGGTGGACAAAGATAACTGATTTATAGAATTATCCTATAGAAGTACAATGTGAATAAGAATAAAGAATAAGAAGCCATAGAAGCCCACAATAGATCCATACAAAAAAAATACATTAATATTAAGTGCTTGACTTACTTTATTTTGCTCTCAGCATTCTGCACACTTGATGTGAAAAATCTGAATCACATAAAAAGGAGATTCCATCAATGAATAAATATTCGTTAGAGATACAATGGAGCAGGAAACATCAGAAAATTACATACCGGTTACTAAATATATCCAAAGAGCCAGTAATCATAATTCGAGCATTGTTTCTAGCCTGCATCATGTAAACACTGTTAACAAAGAGAATATACTCCTAAAAGTTCTTTTCATCAAAGCTCAAGCTATGTATAAAGTTTATAATTGCCACTGGGCCATTATAGTCAAATAATTAATGCAGTGTCACTATGAACAGAGAAGCATTATCTATCAACCCACTAGAACGTCTTATGGAGATTATTATACCATCAAGTAGACACATTCACCAGAACCACATATCAAAGTTACCTTCTTGCTTAATCGGAAGATGTAAATATCTTCATTCTAGAGCTACAAAGACATGCATAATGGCACACCAATAGAATGGCCACTTGGCCAGCAGAACCTGACGCGAGAATATAACTATAAATCTACATAAATCCAATAAGAAATCAGAAAACGAAAACATTTATTGCAGTAGATTCACCATGTCAACTCATGAATGCTTTTGTATATGTCTCTGTGCGCGAGCGCGAGCGCGGGCTCGTGAGTGTGTTGGCAATGAGGGGCAGGGGGAGGAGAGATAAGAGTTTGGTTGATAATGAGATGCAACTTACCTGCATTACTGAAACTAATGAGATAGCAGATCCGGTGAGTGATGGAGGACTTGACAGCTTAGAATTAGGATTAGCTGAATATGCTGAAGGAGAAGCTGAAAGGACTTTCAAGGCCTACACAAATATACAACAGAGAAGCAAGCAATAGCGTTAACCTATGTACGCTCTTAACTTTAGCTATATTAGCAAAGAAATAATCAAAGCCATATTTAACCTTACCAGGCCATTGGCCACATTTATAGAATGTGCAATACCTTTAAAAAGTACAGGAGCCTGTTTAATGCATAATAGTAAACATTCAGAAgttaaaacattaaattttacaaaatatgctATCATATATAAATTTGTACAAGAAATATAGGAAATGAACAGAACAATCAAATTAACCTCAATTTTAGTCTTTCCCAGTATAACATCAGATTGAATCAAATCATCTGCAGCAATCAACGTGTGATCACCCTCGATCTCCGAGACCGCATATTTTTTGTGATCGATGACCATAGCCGACGGATCCTGCAGTGTTGAATAAACTCTATCAAAAAATAAAGTTGAAAATGGGAAAATAATAACGACGGATAACCCATGTTCATAATAAATCCAAGTAAAATCCACTAAATGATTCACGAATTTTACACTGACCTCATCAAAATCAACTCCACATTCGGTGGCGATGCTCTTAATCAAATCAGACGCAGAAGCATCAGCGGCTACAATCAAGTCATGGCCCGAGTCAACGAAGTCAAGCACAGCTGCTAAATCCAATGCACCTCCAAATCCTGGCCAAAAGAATGGtacgaattaaaaaaaaatccgtGCAAGTGACACTAGAAGCAAATCGGAATACATGAACTTACTCTCAACCGAAGGAGAGAAGAGAACCAACCCATCGTACAAGTACTGCCCATATCTCTGAAGTGCGAGCTTGGGATCGTCGGCGAGCTTGAAATCGAGGTCGAATCCACGAGACTTAAGTGAGTTGAAGAAAATGGAGTGGGAGGATTTGAAAGAGAAGTCGTCGAGCAAGACAAGAATGCGGCGATCGGTTGGGGATTCCGGTGAGAATGAGGAGCAGAGAAAGGGGAGCAGGGAGATCGTTAGAAGTATCGAGATGGAGAGTTTCTCCATTGCCGCGGCtccgtccctctctctctctcaaatccAAAAGGGTTTTGGCACAAGTACCAGCAAATGATTTGAGCTGTTGAAAATGAGTTTCGGAGTTTCGTGTGTTTAATATCCGCCTAGTTTTCGTCGAAACGAAACGTTtctgttttcttttttctttttcttttgaaacCACAAGCAACGTTTCTGTTTCCATCAATCATTATttctatgttttatttctatttcgttaatttttatatttacaatgaaaattttaatttttttaagtaaaagGTTCAAAACAATATTAAAGTACACGTAAAAGAATAGGAATACCAAAACCTCTCTTAAAAAACAATTTCACTAAGTTATATTTTGTtttgtaaaaaaatattttttaattacaaaaattaaattatttttttaaaaaataaattattttttaaaaaattaaaaatatttatatatacataatatatacaaatattattaatttaattttgtaataataaaattatttttataaaaattatgtttaaaaaaataatttttatgaaaatatttttatatataaattattttttataaaataaaaaaaaattaaataaaagttaattaataaATGGAATATATCTTATAAAAAGTTGCTTTAATGAATGAGCATGAAAAAAAAGCAATACATACAAAAAATTGATATATATCGCTAATCATTCCACGGGAAAGGAGTAGACGGTGGGCGCTACAGAACCGGTTTGGATTAAGGGGATTGAAAttatagagattttttttttaattttaattaattaaattaattagctaaatctttttatttttaaataaaattctattttaaattaaatcaaattaaattatatcatttcgaatttattaaaattgattaattctgattaaaattcaaattaaattaaaccaTTTCATTCTGATTCTGATTTTGAGCCGGACCTAGCCGAGTGTAGAAGGTAGTTTGAGCATTGGAAACAGAGGAACGCGTCGTCATTTGTTGCCAAATCTGTCTGCGctctttacatatatatatatatattactctcCTCCTCCCTTCCTCACTCAAAATCACACAAATTTTTACCTTTTTTACTTCTTCTCTCTGTCCATTTCTTTCCTTGCACCAGGTGCCCATCTATCTCTCACTTCCCTCCTTGTTATAtgactttcctttttttttttaattatattttaagctGCTTTCGTTTTTTTTGATGtttatctttattttcttttgtgattTTGCTCTTACTGTTGAGATTTTTCTTAGGTTTTTAGCTAATTGGATCGTAGAATGGattttgcttcttttttttttcatttttgttcTAATTTTTAAATAGGAATATAAAGTTTAGGATCTGTTTAAGAAATTTATTGTttgaatttgaaattatttttcctCGATTAATCCATGGATACGTGTGTGTGGGTGTGTTATTTATTGATCGGTTAATTGAGTATTGTTGATGGGTTTGTTGATATTGATGCGTGTGATATCTGGGAATAATTTGTTTTGAGATTTAGGAGCTATGATTCGGCTTTTTAAAGTAAAGGAGAAGCAGAAAGAACTTGCTGAAAATGCCAATGGAGGGGTACCCATCAAAAAGCAAACTGCTGGAGAATTACGTCTTCATAAGGGTTCGTCTCTCTATTGTTGTATTTCGTGTTTTTGAGAGTCGTTATCCACTTATATGGTTATTAGTTTGtgcctttatttgtaacttaaaAGCGGAGGAAGGAAATGAGATGCTAGAGGAAATGGATTCTATTAATTGTATGATATCAATGGTGCATAAGGTTATTTGGTTCTCCTTTTGGGTTTAAGAGGGGTCTAGTTATTGAATTTAAAGTTTAGAGATATGTGTATTATGAATTGGTTTTAAAAGGTCATGTAGTTACTGAAACTACTTTAAcagtttaaatttatatttagacACCTAATCTTAGTTTTCTAACTTCTAGAATATGCTGAGATTCATGTCATTCCTAGTGTTTTTATATTGTTAGTGGATAATACAATTTCTAGTGCCTTTTGCTGTGTCAAGTAGAGTGGATCAGGCTTCTTGGGAAATTTCTGATTTAGGAATTTGACTATTGTGTATAACAGAATTTTAGGAGCTGTGACACTTCTTTATTCAATCTCTCATGGCTTATAGGCCTAGAGTTGATGATGATCTAGTTGCTTTTGTGAAGCTTGATTGGCAAGCTGTAGGTGATACAGATCAAACCCAAAGCAATTATGGCATCTGTCACATACTGCACCAGTTTTTTCCCATGCCAAAATTTCC
This sequence is a window from Hevea brasiliensis isolate MT/VB/25A 57/8 chromosome 10, ASM3005281v1, whole genome shotgun sequence. Protein-coding genes within it:
- the LOC110669984 gene encoding dolichyl-diphosphooligosaccharide--protein glycosyltransferase 48 kDa subunit, whose product is MEKLSISILLTISLLPFLCSSFSPESPTDRRILVLLDDFSFKSSHSIFFNSLKSRGFDLDFKLADDPKLALQRYGQYLYDGLVLFSPSVERFGGALDLAAVLDFVDSGHDLIVAADASASDLIKSIATECGVDFDEDPSAMVIDHKKYAVSEIEGDHTLIAADDLIQSDVILGKTKIEAPVLFKGIAHSINVANGLALKVLSASPSAYSANPNSKLSSPPSLTGSAISLVSVMQARNNARIMITGSLDIFSNRFFTSSVQNAESKIKYDKSGNEQFVTELSKWIFHERGHLKAVNVRHHKVGEADEPAMYRIKDDLDFSVEIYEWSGKSWEPYVADDVQVQFYMMSPYVLKTLSTDQKGLYHASFKVPDVYGVFQFKVEYQRLGYTSLSLSKQIPVRPFRHNEYERFITTAFPYYGASFATMAGFFIFSFVYLYNK